The Candidatus Cloacimonadota bacterium nucleotide sequence CCATGCGCATTGACGCTTCGCCCCCTTCCCGCCCTTCGCTACAACGGAGGATTAAGCAAGGTTCAAGCCGGGATCATGCTGTAAGTAAGGGATCATGTCCCCCTAAAGTATGCCTAATTGTGAGATAAAGAAACATGTAAAAACGGTGTGTAAGACATTTGAATAATTGGGGCATGGAGTCCCGTACTACAAAAGTACCGGGTGGGTAGAGGTGCGATTAATAAAAGCCCACCAAACCGGTACTTCGTGCATAGAAATCTGCTATATATCAATGTGCAACGGTCTCTTTCCCATTGTATTCAAAGCAACTAATCGACATATTTAATGCCAATATTGTGGAATAGAAAAAAGAAACGCCAGATACATCAGAATCCAGCGTTTAATGAATGTGATAAATAAGTGATTAATTTACTTTAAAGGTTTTATCGCCTTTTTCGAAGAATGCAATAATTTGCCTTGCCGCCGCAATTCCGGCATTGGTATTCGCTTCTGCGGTTTGAGCTCCCATCTTCTTAGGTGTGCAGTAAATACGATCAGCATATTGTTCACTGATAGTATTCAAATTATCTGGAGCCACATCACTAACATATCGAAAACCTTTTTTCTCGGTAAAAGCTTTCAATAAAGCCTGTTCATCCAGCACTTCCTTTCGCGCAGTATTAACCAATATAGCGTTATCGGGCAAAAGCGAAAGCAAGTTCCAATTAATTGAGCCCTTAGTTTCGGCATTTGCTGGAATGTGAAGAGAAACATAGTCTCCGGTTTTAAAAATATCTTCGACCTTAGTCAGAGGTTTAACTTCTTCTTTTTGCATCACTTCATTGGCAATATATGGATCGTACGAATATACTTCCATCCCAATCCCACGAGCCATTCTTGCTACCAAGCGCGCTATGTAACCAAACCCGAAAAGTACTAGTTTCTTTCCGGCAAGCTCAGTTCCGCTTTTGCCATTAAATTTCCCACGAGCCATATAAATCATTAAACCTATGGCAAGTTCTGCTACGGCATTGGAATTCTGTCCGGGAGTGTTCATAACCACCACATCATGAGCTGTGGCTGCTTTAAGGTCTACATTGTCGTAACCTGCACCAGCACGAACTACGATCTTGAGATTCTGGGCGGCATTTAAAACAGCTTCATTCACTTTGTCACTGCGAATAATCAGGGCATCTACATCCTTAACTGCAGCTTGAAACTCACTAGCATCCAGATAAGATTCCAAAAATTTGTAATCGTACTTGGCATTTTCCAATTCTGCCTTAATCTTTGCAGCAGCTTGGGCTGCAAACGGTTTTTCTGTGGCAATAAGGACTTTTGGCATTATTAGCCTCCATGTTTATTTTTGTTCTTTTTAATATAATAAGCTTGCAAAAAGTAAAAGCAAACAAAGCACTCAATCTCCCATCGAGATTCCCAAGCCTCGAGCTGTTTTAACCAGATTTCCCTTGGGATTTACTAAGTTGTATTCTTTAATAGCGTCCTTTATGGGTACTGCAATAATATTTGGATGCCGATAAGCTACCATATGCCCCCACTTCTTTGCCAATACCAGTTCAAATGCTTTAACCCCAAATTGTGATGCCAATATCCTATCAAAAGCATTGGGTGTTCCGCCTCGTTGCAGATGCCCCAATATGGTCTCTCTAATCTCAATAGGACAACCTGCGTGTCGTAGCTCTTCTGCTAATTGCATACCTGCTCCTCCTAAACGAATTTTCATGGCACCCGGAGAATTGTTTTGAGTATAAGTCATCTCTCCACCAACAACTGTAGCACCTTCTGCAATTACGATATTAGCAAAGCCTCTTCCATTATCAAACCTCTGCATAATGGCATCCATTACCTTTTCTATCTTATAGGGAATCTCAGGAATCAAACATACTTCTGCCCCGCCGGCAATTGCCGCATGCAAAGCTATCCAACCCGCATATCGCCCCATAACCTCCAAAATAAGAACTCTATGGTGACTGGCTGCTGTAGTCACCAATTTGTCAACTGCATCTGTAGCTACATCTACAGCAGTCTGAAAACCAAAAGTGAAATCTGTATCGCTAAGATCGTTATCTATAGTTTTGGGAACCCCTATGATAGGGCAGCCAAGCTCATACAGGCCTTGAGAGATTTTTTGTGATCCATCTCCACCTATGTTTATAATGGCTTCGATATTCTGATAACGAATTCGTTCCACAAAATCCTTACTTCTATCCACTTCAGCCCAATTTCCCTTATTGTCTTTTACTGGCCAGTTGAAGGGACCCCCTTTGTTTGTAGTACCAATGATAGTACCACCTCGCACATGGATCCCAGCTACTTTGTCAGAAGTGAGTTCCACTAAATGCATGGGATCTTGTAATACTCCATTAAAGGCATCTATTGAGCCCAAAACTTCCCATGTATGTTCTTGCGCAGCGCGTTTCACAATGGCACGTATTACTGCATTCAAACCGGGACAATCTCCACCGCCTGTGGCTATCAATAGTCTTTTCTTCATATAATCTCCAAGCTCTCAATTATGTCATTTTATCTTTTACGCATTTTTTAGTCAACCGCTTTTTATTGTTCTACTAATCAGATAAGTAATTGTTAAACATTATGAGCTAAGCTTATTTCAATATATTGATTTTGGTATATTTCAATTTGCGATAATCTCTAAAACTCATTATCGAAGCCAACGCAAGAAAGCCTGCAGCAACAATGAATACAGATTCAATTCCTATAAGCCGGAGTAGGGTAAAACCCAGTACTGGAGCCACTAAACCACGAACTCCAGTAAGTGTAACATGAACACTCTGATACATAGCTGCATCTTCATTACCGGCAAAAAAGATAGAACTCATATTCCACGCCATATTTACCCCAGTCATTGCCAAACCGAATATTGTATAAGCAACAAAAACAATTATTACGGCAACTACAGATTCTCCTGCCCAATAAGATGATAACACAAATAATAGAGGAAACAACATTAATAATGCAAAGCTAAATCCTATATACTTAAATGGATGCATCCTATCGTGTAAGCTACCAAAAAGGGGCGCTAAGAATAACATACCCAATTGAGATAACACTCCTTTGGCTAAGAAGTTGTTGGTATAGCTTAGCTGAAGTCTATCTACCATGTAGATTGGGATAATGGGTTGCATCATAATATACCCCATCCCATAAATCGAAAAGCTCCGTTCGAAAGCTGAGAAAGCTTTATTTTGTTTCATGAGAGCTAAACTCCGTTGAATTGGATCTAAAAATGCCGCTTTCAACGTAACCTTTTCATGTATCTGTGAAGGTTCTATCATGGGCTCCTGTATATTTATACGAGAATGAAGAAGGGTACTTATAAAACCTGCAATTCCGGTAAGAGCGAGAATCCATCTAAAGCTAGATTCTTGGATATCTAATGCTCTACCGACAATGAAAGTAAGCACTATCGATATCGCCATACCAATACTCAGTGTATAACCATATACTGCTGCCCTGCGCTGAGGTCGAATATTCCTTTGGTATATGCTATTCTGGGCTGGGAGCAGCATTGAATTAGCCGAATACAACAAAGCCATTATTACCAGGTACTCATTCATTGTGCTAAGCCATATAGCATATAACAGAGTAAGCCTGCCTACCACACCTCCAGCAATGAAATAGTAAGATTTATGTCGAGACTTCTCAAAAAGTCTGCCCCACCAAATGGAAAGAAAGTTTGAAACCGGCCATATCATAGTCATTAACATCAGTTGCCAATCTCGAGCATGTAGTGCCTTGCGGGCAATAATATCCTGTGTTTGCGCTAAAGATTGCACAGCTCCGTTGAAAACGGCGGCAAGCATTAGTAAATATACCGTTTGGCGTACAAAGGGATTTAGTTCTTTAAGTTTCATAATAAGACTTAGAGCTTAATTCTAAGAGCCGCTTTCTTGTCAAGTTTGTTAAATATTGGTATAAAGATACTATTCAAACAATTAGTTGTGTTTCCTAATCCATTTAATTCCTTTATAACAGATCCAAACAAAAAGCCTCCTCTCAAGGGAGGAGGCAATTGGCTTTTTATCTAATCGGGTTATTAATACATTCCACCCATTCCCGGATTCGGCATCGGAGCCGGTGCTTCCGGTTCGGGGATATCTGTTACTATGCACTCAGTAGTTAGGAATAGAGCCGCTATTGAAGCAGCGTTTTGCACTGCACTACGAACAACCTTAGCAGGGTCAATAATTCCAGCTTCAAAGAGATTTTCATATTTACCTGTGGCTGCATTAAAGCCCATATGAATGTCTTTGAATCCCTTAACTTTTTCCACTACCACGGCTCCTTCTTCACCGGCGTTTGCGGCGATTTGGTAAACAGGTTTTTCCATAGCTTTTGCCAGAATTTCCACTGCCATTTTTTCTTCATGTGAAAGCCCTTTCATTTGTTTCAAAGCTTTTGCGGCCTGAATAAGAGTTACTCCTCCACCCGGCACTATTCCTTCTTCCACTGCGGCACGGGTTGCGTGTAACGCATCATCAACGCGAGCTTTCTTTTCTTTCATTTCGGTTTCTGTAGCAGCCCCAATACGTAACACAGCCACACCGCTGGAAAGCTTTGCCAAGCGTTCTTGCAGCTTCTCTTTGTCATAATCTGAAGTTGTTTCTTCTATTTGAGCCTTAATTTGTTTTATTCTACCGTCGATTGCTTCCTGAGGACCGGCACCTTCACGAATAGTAGTGTTCTCTTTCTCTACCAGTACCTTCTTGGCGCGCCCCAAATCTGTCATCGTTGTGCTGTCAAGTTTGCGCCCCATATCTTCAGATATTAGGGTAGCTCCGGTAAGAATTGCAATATCTTCCATCATAGCTTTACGACGATCTCCAAAACCGGGAGCTTTAACCGCTACTATGTTTAAAATCCCACGTAATTTGTTTACAACCAAAGTTGCTAAAGCTTCGCCCTCAATATCCTCGGCAATAATCAACAAAGGCTTGCCTGTTTGAGCTACTTCTTGAAGAATTGGTAACAAGTCTTTCATTACGCTGATTTTTTTATCGTAAAGCAAAATGAAAGGCTCTTCCATCTCGGCAATCATTTTATCCGGATTTGTCACAAAATACGGAGAAATATATCCGCGATCAAATTGCATGCCTTCCACTTTCTCCAATCCAGTATCGATAGATTTTGCTTCTTCGATATTGATGATGCCTTCTTTCCCAACACTTTCCATAGCTTCAGCTATCAA carries:
- a CDS encoding 3-phosphoglycerate dehydrogenase; this encodes MPKVLIATEKPFAAQAAAKIKAELENAKYDYKFLESYLDASEFQAAVKDVDALIIRSDKVNEAVLNAAQNLKIVVRAGAGYDNVDLKAATAHDVVVMNTPGQNSNAVAELAIGLMIYMARGKFNGKSGTELAGKKLVLFGFGYIARLVARMARGIGMEVYSYDPYIANEVMQKEEVKPLTKVEDIFKTGDYVSLHIPANAETKGSINWNLLSLLPDNAILVNTARKEVLDEQALLKAFTEKKGFRYVSDVAPDNLNTISEQYADRIYCTPKKMGAQTAEANTNAGIAAARQIIAFFEKGDKTFKVN
- a CDS encoding ATP-dependent 6-phosphofructokinase, translating into MKKRLLIATGGGDCPGLNAVIRAIVKRAAQEHTWEVLGSIDAFNGVLQDPMHLVELTSDKVAGIHVRGGTIIGTTNKGGPFNWPVKDNKGNWAEVDRSKDFVERIRYQNIEAIINIGGDGSQKISQGLYELGCPIIGVPKTIDNDLSDTDFTFGFQTAVDVATDAVDKLVTTAASHHRVLILEVMGRYAGWIALHAAIAGGAEVCLIPEIPYKIEKVMDAIMQRFDNGRGFANIVIAEGATVVGGEMTYTQNNSPGAMKIRLGGAGMQLAEELRHAGCPIEIRETILGHLQRGGTPNAFDRILASQFGVKAFELVLAKKWGHMVAYRHPNIIAVPIKDAIKEYNLVNPKGNLVKTARGLGISMGD
- the groL gene encoding chaperonin GroEL (60 kDa chaperone family; promotes refolding of misfolded polypeptides especially under stressful conditions; forms two stacked rings of heptamers to form a barrel-shaped 14mer; ends can be capped by GroES; misfolded proteins enter the barrel where they are refolded when GroES binds), which translates into the protein MAKQLQYAHEARTSLKNGVDKLADAVKVTLGPKGRNVVLDKKFGSPLITNDGVTIAKEIELEDVFENMGAQLCKEVAEKTHDNAGDGTTTATLLAQAIIEEGLKHVTAGVNPMYLKRGLEKATKIIVDNIHEYSKTIKSNGEIAQIASISANNDPEIGKLIAEAMESVGKEGIINIEEAKSIDTGLEKVEGMQFDRGYISPYFVTNPDKMIAEMEEPFILLYDKKISVMKDLLPILQEVAQTGKPLLIIAEDIEGEALATLVVNKLRGILNIVAVKAPGFGDRRKAMMEDIAILTGATLISEDMGRKLDSTTMTDLGRAKKVLVEKENTTIREGAGPQEAIDGRIKQIKAQIEETTSDYDKEKLQERLAKLSSGVAVLRIGAATETEMKEKKARVDDALHATRAAVEEGIVPGGGVTLIQAAKALKQMKGLSHEEKMAVEILAKAMEKPVYQIAANAGEEGAVVVEKVKGFKDIHMGFNAATGKYENLFEAGIIDPAKVVRSAVQNAASIAALFLTTECIVTDIPEPEAPAPMPNPGMGGMY
- a CDS encoding MFS transporter, which produces MKLKELNPFVRQTVYLLMLAAVFNGAVQSLAQTQDIIARKALHARDWQLMLMTMIWPVSNFLSIWWGRLFEKSRHKSYYFIAGGVVGRLTLLYAIWLSTMNEYLVIMALLYSANSMLLPAQNSIYQRNIRPQRRAAVYGYTLSIGMAISIVLTFIVGRALDIQESSFRWILALTGIAGFISTLLHSRINIQEPMIEPSQIHEKVTLKAAFLDPIQRSLALMKQNKAFSAFERSFSIYGMGYIMMQPIIPIYMVDRLQLSYTNNFLAKGVLSQLGMLFLAPLFGSLHDRMHPFKYIGFSFALLMLFPLLFVLSSYWAGESVVAVIIVFVAYTIFGLAMTGVNMAWNMSSIFFAGNEDAAMYQSVHVTLTGVRGLVAPVLGFTLLRLIGIESVFIVAAGFLALASIMSFRDYRKLKYTKINILK